The Rhodopseudomonas palustris genome window below encodes:
- a CDS encoding amino acid ABC transporter substrate-binding protein, with protein MKRVSLVAAFAAAAVFSVTSADAQTLKTVKDRGMLSCGVSQGLPGFSAPDDKGNWTGLDVDVCRAIAAAVFDDPSKVKFVPLSAKDRFTALQSGEIDVLSRNTTWTLSRDTSLGVNFAGISYYDGQGFMAKKSLKVNSALELNGASICVQTGTTNEQNVADYFKGNNMKYEVIAFANADEAVKAYESGRCDVFTSDVSQLYAQRLKLATPADHIVLPEVISKEPLGPLVRHGDDQWFDIVKWTLFALVNAEELGVTQKNVDEMAKSDKPELKRVFGTDGNLGEQLGLTKDWVARIIKATGNYGESFERNVGTGSKLEIARGLNKLWNKGGIMYAPPIR; from the coding sequence ATGAAACGTGTATCGCTCGTCGCCGCCTTTGCAGCCGCCGCCGTATTCTCGGTGACGTCGGCGGACGCGCAGACCCTGAAGACGGTCAAGGATCGCGGCATGTTGTCCTGCGGCGTCAGCCAGGGACTGCCCGGTTTTTCGGCGCCCGACGACAAAGGCAACTGGACCGGCCTCGACGTCGATGTTTGCCGCGCGATCGCGGCCGCGGTGTTCGACGACCCCAGCAAAGTGAAGTTCGTGCCGCTGTCGGCGAAGGACCGCTTCACCGCGCTGCAGTCCGGTGAGATCGACGTGCTGTCGCGCAATACCACCTGGACGCTGTCGCGCGACACCTCGCTCGGCGTGAACTTCGCGGGCATCAGCTATTATGACGGCCAGGGCTTCATGGCCAAGAAGTCTCTCAAGGTGAACTCGGCGCTGGAACTGAACGGGGCCTCGATCTGCGTGCAGACCGGCACCACCAACGAGCAGAACGTTGCCGACTATTTCAAAGGCAACAACATGAAGTACGAGGTGATCGCGTTCGCCAATGCCGACGAGGCGGTCAAGGCGTACGAGTCCGGCCGCTGCGACGTGTTCACCTCCGACGTCTCGCAGCTCTACGCCCAGCGCCTGAAGCTGGCGACCCCGGCCGATCATATCGTGCTGCCGGAAGTGATCTCGAAGGAGCCGCTCGGCCCGTTGGTCCGCCATGGCGACGATCAGTGGTTCGACATCGTCAAGTGGACGCTGTTCGCGCTGGTCAATGCCGAAGAGCTCGGCGTCACCCAGAAGAACGTCGACGAGATGGCCAAGTCCGACAAGCCCGAGCTGAAGCGCGTGTTCGGCACCGACGGTAACCTCGGCGAACAGCTCGGCCTGACCAAGGATTGGGTCGCCCGCATCATCAAGGCGACCGGCAACTACGGCGAATCGTTCGAGCGTAACGTCGGCACCGGCTCCAAGCTCGAGATCGCGCGCGGCCTCAACAAGCTCTGGAACAAGGGGGGCATCATGTACGCCCCGCCGATCCGCTGA
- a CDS encoding amino acid ABC transporter permease, translating into MSELGSVTPVFVRGEMVPQRPPPVHQPGVIGIIRQRLFNSPTNILLTIVGALLLYFTVVPTLKFLLVDAVWSGSNRTDCLADKAGHPVGACWPFVQAKFSQFIYGFYPTPERWRVDLVFALGALLLLPLLIPRAPAKTLNAGLFFVAFPVLAFFLLHGGGVQGFGVTWSADLASGVADSVGRAGRKLAAGGPIGSVIGQVLLGLDTVLVWLSWPLVALRDWIQASSQPVWLDLLLTAVAVTALVFILTGVRNGWRALATTVGIFVGIAVMVAALRLDRGGLPVVDTRMWGGLLVTLVVSVTGIVASMPIGIALALGRRSTIPLIRIFSVAFIEFWRGVPLITVMFFATYMLPLFLPGNFTIDNLMRVLIGIALFAGAYNAEVIRGGLNAIPRGQAEAASALGLSYWKTTGLIVLPQALRHVIPGLVNSFIALFKDTSLVSIVALFDLLGQLRAAFADPTWSTPTTLFTGFAFTGLIYFVFCFGMSRYSLSVEHRLNAHRRT; encoded by the coding sequence ATGAGCGAGCTCGGGTCCGTGACGCCAGTGTTCGTGCGCGGCGAGATGGTGCCGCAGCGGCCGCCGCCGGTGCATCAGCCGGGGGTGATTGGCATCATCCGGCAGCGGCTGTTCAACTCGCCGACCAATATCCTGCTGACCATCGTCGGTGCGCTGCTGCTGTACTTCACCGTGGTGCCGACGCTGAAGTTCCTGCTGGTCGATGCGGTGTGGTCCGGTTCGAACCGCACCGACTGCCTCGCCGACAAGGCCGGTCATCCGGTCGGCGCCTGCTGGCCGTTCGTGCAGGCCAAGTTCTCGCAGTTCATCTACGGTTTCTATCCGACGCCGGAACGCTGGCGGGTCGATCTGGTGTTCGCGCTCGGCGCGCTGCTGCTGCTGCCGCTATTGATCCCGCGGGCGCCGGCCAAGACGCTGAATGCCGGCCTGTTCTTCGTCGCCTTTCCGGTGCTGGCGTTCTTTCTGCTGCATGGCGGCGGCGTGCAGGGCTTCGGCGTCACCTGGAGCGCAGACCTGGCGAGCGGTGTTGCCGACAGCGTCGGCCGCGCCGGCCGCAAGCTCGCCGCGGGCGGGCCGATCGGCAGCGTGATCGGTCAGGTGCTGCTCGGCCTCGACACCGTTCTGGTGTGGCTGAGCTGGCCGCTGGTGGCGCTGCGCGACTGGATCCAGGCCTCGTCACAACCGGTGTGGCTTGATCTCTTGCTCACCGCGGTCGCCGTCACTGCGCTGGTGTTCATCCTGACCGGGGTCCGGAACGGTTGGCGCGCGCTGGCGACCACGGTCGGCATTTTCGTCGGCATCGCCGTGATGGTCGCCGCGCTGCGGCTCGACCGCGGCGGCTTGCCTGTGGTCGATACCCGGATGTGGGGCGGCCTGCTGGTGACACTGGTGGTGTCGGTCACCGGCATCGTCGCGTCGATGCCGATCGGCATTGCGCTGGCGCTCGGCCGCCGCTCGACGATCCCGCTGATCCGGATCTTCTCGGTCGCCTTTATCGAATTCTGGCGCGGTGTGCCGCTGATCACGGTGATGTTCTTCGCCACTTACATGCTGCCGCTGTTCCTGCCGGGCAACTTCACCATCGACAATCTGATGCGGGTGCTGATCGGCATCGCGCTGTTCGCCGGTGCCTATAATGCCGAGGTCATTCGCGGCGGCCTGAATGCGATCCCGCGCGGGCAGGCGGAGGCGGCGAGCGCGCTCGGGCTGTCATATTGGAAGACCACCGGGCTGATCGTGCTGCCGCAGGCGTTGCGCCACGTCATTCCGGGCCTGGTCAACAGCTTCATCGCGCTGTTCAAGGACACCTCGCTGGTGTCGATCGTCGCGCTGTTCGATCTGCTCGGCCAGCTCCGCGCCGCATTTGCTGATCCGACCTGGTCGACGCCGACGACGCTGTTCACCGGCTTCGCGTTCACCGGGCTGATCTACTTCGTGTTCTGCTTCGGGATGTCGCGCTATTCGCTGTCGGTCGAGCACCGGCTCAACGCGCACCGGCGGACCTGA
- a CDS encoding lipid-A-disaccharide synthase N-terminal domain-containing protein: MLIQYGQELGDYLYDVFVAKFDFWLAFGLIAQLLFTARFLVQWISSERAGKSVVPMAFWFFSMGGGLMTLIYGIAKREPVIILGQAMATIIYVRNIMLIIKAHARGSESVPN, from the coding sequence ATGCTGATTCAATACGGTCAGGAACTCGGCGACTATCTCTACGACGTGTTCGTCGCCAAGTTCGATTTCTGGCTCGCCTTCGGCCTGATCGCGCAGCTGTTGTTCACCGCGCGCTTCCTGGTGCAGTGGATCTCGAGCGAGCGCGCCGGCAAGAGCGTGGTGCCGATGGCGTTCTGGTTCTTCTCGATGGGCGGCGGCTTGATGACGCTGATCTACGGCATCGCCAAGCGCGAGCCGGTGATCATCCTCGGCCAGGCGATGGCGACCATCATATACGTGCGCAACATCATGCTGATCATCAAGGCGCACGCCCGCGGCTCGGAGAGCGTACCGAACTGA
- the metC gene encoding cystathionine beta-lyase, whose protein sequence is MDASDSSGTPAPLSTQTRLVTAGRDTAAQKGFVNPPVVHGSTVLYPTAADLHAHRGEYSYGRHGTPTTKALQQALMALEGPQCAGVGITPSGVSAISTALLAVVKAGDHVLVCDNAYRPTRLFCDQMLKRLGVETSYFDPLIGAGIAAHFRPNTAVVVVEAPGSQSFEMPDIPAIAAVAKQHGALVIDDNTWATPLYHRSLEQGVDISIQAATKYIGGHSDIMFGTISANAAAWPKVSEAIRLLGVCAGPDDVFLALRGLRTLEVRLARHYQAGLEMARWLAARPEVQRVLHPGLDTDPGHAIWKRDFTGASGLFSVVLQPSPQAAVDALLDTVLLFGMGYSWGGFESLVIPFDCASYRTATPWNPGGPALRLHIGLESTDDLKADLDRGFAAFNAAR, encoded by the coding sequence ATGGACGCCTCCGACTCCAGCGGGACACCCGCGCCGCTCAGCACGCAGACCCGTCTCGTCACCGCAGGGCGCGACACTGCGGCGCAGAAGGGCTTCGTCAATCCGCCGGTGGTGCATGGTTCGACGGTGCTGTACCCGACCGCGGCCGATCTGCACGCCCACCGCGGCGAGTACTCCTATGGACGGCACGGCACCCCGACCACCAAGGCGCTACAGCAGGCGTTGATGGCGCTCGAAGGTCCGCAATGTGCCGGCGTCGGCATCACGCCCTCCGGCGTATCGGCGATCTCCACCGCCCTGCTCGCTGTCGTCAAAGCCGGCGATCATGTGCTGGTGTGCGACAACGCGTATCGGCCGACCCGGCTGTTCTGCGACCAGATGCTGAAGCGGCTCGGCGTCGAGACCAGTTATTTCGATCCGCTGATCGGCGCCGGCATCGCTGCGCATTTCCGGCCGAACACGGCGGTGGTGGTGGTCGAGGCGCCCGGCTCGCAATCGTTCGAGATGCCGGACATCCCGGCGATCGCGGCGGTCGCCAAGCAGCACGGTGCGCTGGTGATCGACGACAACACCTGGGCGACGCCGCTGTATCATCGCTCGCTGGAACAAGGCGTGGATATCTCGATCCAGGCCGCGACCAAATATATCGGCGGTCACTCCGACATCATGTTCGGCACCATCTCGGCCAACGCCGCCGCGTGGCCGAAGGTGTCGGAAGCGATCCGGCTGCTCGGCGTCTGCGCCGGCCCGGACGATGTGTTCCTGGCGCTGCGCGGTCTGCGCACCCTGGAGGTGCGTCTCGCCCGCCACTATCAGGCCGGCCTGGAAATGGCGCGCTGGCTCGCGGCGCGTCCCGAGGTGCAGCGCGTGCTGCATCCCGGGCTCGATACCGATCCGGGCCATGCGATCTGGAAGCGGGACTTCACCGGCGCCTCCGGGCTGTTCTCGGTCGTGCTGCAGCCGTCGCCGCAGGCTGCCGTCGATGCGCTGCTCGACACCGTGTTGCTGTTCGGGATGGGCTATTCCTGGGGCGGCTTCGAAAGCCTGGTGATCCCGTTCGACTGCGCCTCGTATCGGACCGCAACACCGTGGAACCCGGGCGGCCCGGCGCTGCGGCTGCATATCGGGCTGGAATCGACCGACGACCTGAAGGCCGATCTCGACCGCGGCTTCGCGGCGTTCAACGCGGCGCGGTAA
- a CDS encoding amino acid ABC transporter permease, with translation MAIDARPPPPQLVAKLRRVLGGRSGWKGLLAQVLFVAALVWIGYEIVDNARDNLANQRIASGFAFMSHTAGFGVSQTLIPYQESDSYTRVFLVGLINTLVVSVVGIFFATVIGFAVALARLSPNWLISRIGGGYVEIVRNLPLLFQILFWYLAVLGALPSPRQSVSVMDSFFLSNRGIVVPRLVGEAGLDGFLVALLIAIAAAIVLPLYARRRLFATGKLMRVWPIVLGLLIGLPLIAFLIVGKPFSLEVPVLRGFNFVGGSRLAPEFVALTLALSTYTAAFIAEVVRAGILSVHKGQMEAGASLGLSRGQTLRLIVIPQALRVILPPLTNQYLNLTKNSSLAVAIGYPDLFSVFAGTTLSQTGQAIEVIAITMGVYLLISLVTSALMSLYAWRINRSMGA, from the coding sequence ATGGCGATCGACGCACGTCCACCGCCGCCACAGCTCGTCGCGAAACTGCGACGAGTGCTCGGCGGTCGCTCAGGCTGGAAGGGCCTGCTCGCCCAAGTGCTGTTCGTCGCGGCGCTGGTCTGGATCGGCTACGAGATCGTCGACAACGCCCGCGACAACCTCGCCAACCAGCGGATCGCCTCGGGCTTCGCCTTCATGTCGCACACCGCGGGGTTCGGCGTCAGCCAGACGCTGATCCCGTATCAGGAGTCCGACAGCTACACCCGCGTGTTCCTGGTCGGCCTGATCAACACGCTGGTGGTGTCGGTCGTCGGCATCTTCTTCGCCACCGTGATCGGCTTCGCGGTCGCGCTGGCGCGGTTGTCGCCGAACTGGCTGATCTCGCGCATCGGCGGCGGCTATGTCGAGATCGTCCGCAACCTGCCGCTGCTGTTCCAGATCCTGTTCTGGTACCTCGCGGTGCTCGGCGCGCTGCCGTCACCGCGCCAAAGCGTCTCGGTGATGGACAGCTTCTTCCTGTCCAACCGGGGCATCGTGGTGCCGCGGCTGGTGGGCGAGGCGGGGCTCGATGGCTTCCTGGTCGCGCTGCTGATTGCAATCGCTGCCGCGATCGTGTTGCCGCTCTACGCCCGGCGCCGGCTGTTTGCCACCGGCAAGCTGATGCGGGTGTGGCCGATCGTGCTCGGCTTGCTGATCGGACTGCCGCTGATCGCGTTCCTGATCGTCGGCAAGCCGTTCTCGCTGGAAGTGCCGGTGCTGCGCGGCTTCAATTTCGTCGGCGGCTCGCGGCTGGCGCCTGAATTCGTGGCGCTGACGTTGGCGCTGTCGACCTACACCGCCGCGTTCATCGCCGAAGTTGTCCGCGCCGGCATTCTGTCGGTACACAAGGGGCAGATGGAGGCGGGCGCCTCGCTCGGCCTGTCGCGCGGGCAGACGCTGCGGCTGATCGTGATCCCGCAGGCGCTGCGGGTGATCCTGCCGCCGCTGACCAATCAATATCTCAACCTGACCAAGAACTCGTCGCTGGCGGTGGCGATCGGCTATCCGGACCTGTTCTCGGTGTTCGCCGGCACCACGCTGAGCCAGACCGGGCAGGCGATCGAGGTGATCGCGATCACCATGGGCGTGTACCTGCTGATCTCGCTGGTCACCAGCGCGCTGATGAGCCTGTACGCATGGCGGATCAACCGGAGCATGGGCGCATGA
- a CDS encoding amino acid ABC transporter ATP-binding protein translates to MADTPIVSIAGLNKWYGEFHVLRDISLDVARSERIVICGPSGSGKSTLIRCINALEEFQEGQIVVDGIDLGPTLKHVDEIRREVGMVFQSFNLFPHLTVLENCTLAPIWVRNIPKKDAEATAMKFLERVRIPDKANKYPGQISGGQQQRVAIARALSMNPKVMLFDEPTSALDPEMVKEVLDTMVDLAEEGMTMLVVTHEMGFAREVADRVVFMDAGQIIEANEPKEFFAHPQHARTKLFLSQILR, encoded by the coding sequence ATGGCTGATACTCCGATCGTCTCGATCGCGGGCCTGAACAAATGGTACGGCGAGTTTCACGTGCTGCGCGACATCAGCCTCGATGTCGCGCGCAGCGAACGCATCGTGATCTGCGGGCCGTCGGGCTCGGGCAAATCGACGCTGATCCGCTGCATCAACGCGCTGGAGGAGTTTCAGGAAGGCCAGATCGTGGTCGACGGGATCGACCTCGGGCCGACGCTGAAGCACGTCGACGAGATCCGCCGCGAAGTCGGCATGGTGTTCCAGAGCTTCAACCTGTTTCCGCACCTGACTGTGCTGGAGAACTGCACGCTGGCGCCGATCTGGGTGCGCAACATCCCGAAGAAGGATGCCGAAGCGACCGCGATGAAATTCCTGGAGCGGGTGCGGATTCCCGACAAGGCGAATAAATATCCCGGCCAGATTTCAGGTGGTCAGCAGCAGCGCGTCGCGATCGCGCGGGCGCTGTCGATGAACCCGAAAGTGATGCTGTTCGACGAGCCGACCTCGGCGCTCGACCCGGAGATGGTCAAGGAGGTGCTCGACACCATGGTCGACCTCGCCGAAGAGGGCATGACCATGCTGGTGGTGACGCACGAAATGGGCTTCGCCCGTGAGGTCGCCGACCGCGTCGTGTTCATGGATGCCGGGCAGATCATCGAGGCGAACGAGCCGAAGGAATTCTTCGCCCATCCGCAGCACGCGCGCACCAAGCTATTCCTCAGCCAGATCCTGCGCTGA